TTGTGGTGCCCgcagggagctggctgggaaggggcagCGTGGCCCCCAGCCGGGTCCGGGCCAGCACCGCCCGTGGCAGGGCCGTGTTAACCTGTGTGCTCGCTGATGGGCACtctccccttccccgcagccccgAGACCATGCGAATGGCCCGTGGGGGCAGCTCGGGCCTCCTGAAGTGTGGAAAGGGAACGACGTACGAGGGCGGGATGCGGGAGCCCGCGGTGGCTTATTGGCCGGGCCGGATCTCCCCGGGTAAGCCTGGCATTGCTCACAGCCGCTCTGCGGTGCCTGGCAGTGCTGGTGCCTGGACAGCAGGACCTGGGCCCACCTTTGCCTGGAGGCCCCTCAGTCTCTGCACGGCCTGGGAGGAGACTACGATGGACAGGCCGAAACTACAGCTCTGGGGGGCTGTGCAGGGCCCAGTGAGATCAGCCCTCCCCATACTCCTGCTTGGCGTGCGGGGAAGATAACCAGGGAGTGTGCGgagctggaggggcagaggatccAAAGGCCTCACCCCTGTGGAGGGGAACGTGGGGGGGGACAATGCGTACCTATGGCTGGGGGGGTGTCTGTAGGCCTGGCACCCCAAATTCTGGGCAGAGGAGGCTGTTGCCCCAGGCCCTCTCAGcccctctgctccaggccccaggGCGAATCCCCCTGTCCCGGGAGGTTGGGGGCCCtcctgggagagggaggggctctGGGAGTTGGGGGAGCATGTGGGCGGTGGGGAGGAGGGTGTCAGCGTGCTCGAGAGACGATGGGAGTTATCGCTGGGGCCTGACGGCACCCAAACTTTTCTCCTCGTGCCCGTGGCCTGGTGCCAGGCGTGACCCATGAGATGGCCAGCACCCTGGACGTCCTGCCAACCCTGGCTGCCCTGGCCGGGGTGCCTCTTCCCAGTGTCCCGCTGGACGGCTACGACCTGAGCCCGGTGCTCTTTGGAGGGGGGAAGGTGAGTGCCCTGAGCCAATGCTGCCACGGTTACGCTGCGAGGAGGGGGGTTGATCGGGGGGGCCTCAGTGTCTGACAGGCTGCCCTTGCCAGTGGCTGCTCCGCACACTGTCTgcccgggagggggcggggggtgactcAGGGGCCGTCTTCACTGCAGGAACCAATGCAGCACCGAGTCTGAGCCCCGGTCAGCTGGCACGGgctcctggggcttgggctgcggagCTCTAGCACTGCAGGGTAGACATTCAGTTTGGGCTAGAGCCCAGCCTCTGAGACCCCATCCCGTCTCCTTCCCCCTGCATGGCACTGGCCTGGCACCTGGCCtgtccccctccttccctgtccaTGGCCACTGGCCCGGCTCCTGGCCTGGCCTGTCTCCTTCCCCCTGTGTGGCCACTGGCCTGGCACCTGGCCTGGCCTGTCTCTTTCCCCCTGCATGGCACTGGCCTGGCACCTGGCCtgtccccctccttccctgtccaTGGCCACTGGCCCGGCTCCTGGCCTGGCCTGTCTCCTTCCCCCTGTGTGGCCACTGGCCTGGCACCTGGCCTGTCCCCGCCAAGGCTCGGTGCCACCACATCCCATCTCCTTCCCTGTCTGTGGCCACTggctcctgtcctgtcctgtctccTTCCCTGTCCACGGCCACTGGCCCGGCCATGGCTTAgccactgcccctccctccctatACATGGCTCAGCCACGGACGGCCCCATATgactctgcctctggttgctcaCACAGAGTCCGCGGCAGATGATGATCTATTACCCGTCCAGCCCCAGCGACCAGCTTGGCGTCTTTGCCATCAGATACGGGAAGCACAAGGcccatttcttcacacaaggtaGCATCCTCCTTGGGGGCGGAATGGGGGACCTGCATCCTTGTCAGGGCTCTGGTTGTGGTTCCAGTCCAGCTTTGGGGACCCAGGCTGAGGGAAGGTGGCTTCAGCTGTTTGCATTTGTCTCCCAGGTTCCTTACAGAGCGGGACGACCCCTGACCCGGACTGCCATGGGCTAGCGCCCCTGACGCCCCATGAGCCCCCAATACTCTTTGACCTGGAGGCTGACCCTGCAGAGAACTATAACCTGCTGGAGGGCGGTGCCGTGGGGCCGGAGGTGCTGCGGGTGCTGAAGGAGATCAAGCAGCGCAAGGTGCTCTTTGACCAGCACATGGAGTTTGGGGAAAGCCAGATAAGGAAGGGCACcgaccctgccctccagccctgctgcgccccccactgcacccccaagCCTTCCTGTTGCCACTGCCCCTAACCTCCCTGCTGCATTGCACCCTCTAACtttccccttgcccctgcttggaACCCCCTGCTCTTCGAAAGCCTCCTGCTGCTGTGCCAGTCCCTCTGCTACCACTCTCGAAAGTCCCCGCGCTGGCCTCCCTGCTGCTCTCCCTAACCCTGCCTGCAGCTGGGTGCGCTGCGTTGGGCTGCTTCCCTGGCCGGTGGAGCTGCCCCCGGACTCCCGCCCCCCAGGCCTGACGCTGAGGTCCCTACGTGCTGGCTGCATGGGGGCATGGGGTGAGCTGCTAGGAGGGCAAGGGGCACTCCTGTGCGGGAGGTATTTTATCTCTGCACTGCAAGTCTTCGGCCATTTGACACAAACCTCAGCTCTCCCCAGGGACGCACTGAGCCCTCCGGAGTCCACTGGGCCCTGGAACAAAGCAAAGGGCATACCCTCAGAACCCCAGTGCAGCCAGCAGGGGCCCTGGCGGTACAGCCTGCTGGAGCGGGAAGGCCAGGGCGCGGAGCgcgcccagctctgggaaggctgGTTGTAGTCCCTGTGCCCTGGCACAGCAGTGAGGGCCAAGGCCATATCAATACTGGCACAGAGGCGGAGTGTGGGGTGCGAGGCCAGGATCAGGCCAGCAGCAGACAGGGTGCTTGGCCCTGAGCACATGGATAGTGGACTGACGGGTGACTGCAGTCAGGagaggagctgtgcagagctccTGGCAGGCCCCTTCACCTGCATGGATGCAGCCAGCCATGGCTCTGGGAGAAGACTTGTTCTTGTTTAAAGGGTGACATAAGGAGAAACGAGGCCATGGAGTGGCTGCCCTCCAGGCTAACCAGTGTTTGCAGTCTGTGGGTAGGTGTGACCAGGGCTGTGTGCACCGGCAGGCCAAGAAGCCAGGGTTCCCAACCCAGAGCTCATGCCGAAAAGCCCTAGTCCTGAGCCCTCTTGGCAGTGCTCCCACCTGGGGAGTGAGAGCTGCGAGATGAGCAGTGGCCTAGGGCGGCTGCTTGGGATACCCAGGGGGAGGAGGTAGCTGCTGGCATCCTGCAGAGAATGGCCAAGTACGAGCCTATGATGCTGGCGTGCCCAGACTCGCATGTTACCCCTGTGGCTTTACCAGCTTCTCAGTGCTTTGCCGAAGGGAGGGTGGGTCGTGTGTGGTCACTGCTGAGctaagccagctgattgccatgggtCTTGCGGGACATTTGTACAGGAAATATTCTGAGATGTAAAATGTCAAATATTGTGTTCCACAACAACTGAGGCAGAAGCACATCACCTGTGGTGGGATGGGTCTTGGCAAACTCAAGAGTGAGGCCAGTCAGTGCTTTCCGACCCAGCTCAGACCTGTGTTTACAGTCTGGACAGGATCCAGGCCACAGCACTGACAAAGACAAAAGAACCCCAAGAAGAGAGACTGCCATGGGGACCCTCAGGGCTGAGCTGCAGGTAATGAGGAGAGACCAAGTCTGGGGGTGTATAAGAGAAGAAGAAAGGGCACAAGATGTTATCCATTACAGAGGGGACTCTGTCACGGGAATGTCTCCTGAAAAGTAGGTCCCTGTGCTCTGGACTGGAGAAGTGCTGGACACCCTGGCCACTGGATGACAAATGCCTTCTTAGACAGGAAAGGGACTTGTTAACAAGTCCAGGCTCTAGATTAcgttttatgtttttcttttacctgtaaccTCATGTTTCCTTGCTTTTATTTGAATCTGTAACTCGAGCTCTGTTAAATAAACTGAAACCGGTTTTACTGTAGACACGTCTAGGTGCCTTGTGTTGAACTGAAGCGATGCCAGTAAACGGGGGTGCGCTGCTTCCAGAGAAGCAGCGAATGGGTGTACATTGTGCGTGTGCAGAAGATAAGGGACTGGGCACTTGCATGTGATAAGGTGGGGTGTGTAAATTGTAGCCTGCAGAGGGAAAGAGCAGGGCTTGCAGTAGTCCgtgtaggccttgctggagccctaggcataaCTA
The Eretmochelys imbricata isolate rEreImb1 chromosome 1, rEreImb1.hap1, whole genome shotgun sequence DNA segment above includes these coding regions:
- the ARSA gene encoding arylsulfatase A isoform X2, coding for MAWLSHEDRAALLTGRYQTRSGVYPGVFYPGSRGGLPLSEVTIAEVLKARGYATAMVGKWHLGLGANGSFLPIHQGFDHFLGVPYSHDQGPCQNLTCFPPDTKCFGTCDQGVVPVPLFLNQSILQQPLAFPQLVSRYNKFSRDFIADCARRGHPFLLYYASHHTHYPQFGSQEYVGQSLRGPFGDALMELDGSVGLLLQALQENGLEGNTLVFFTADNGPETMRMARGGSSGLLKCGKGTTYEGGMREPAVAYWPGRISPGVTHEMASTLDVLPTLAALAGVPLPSVPLDGYDLSPVLFGGGKSPRQMMIYYPSSPSDQLGVFAIRYGKHKAHFFTQGSLQSGTTPDPDCHGLAPLTPHEPPILFDLEADPAENYNLLEGGAVGPEVLRVLKEIKQRKVLFDQHMEFGESQIRKGTDPALQPCCAPHCTPKPSCCHCP